A stretch of DNA from Cryptomeria japonica chromosome 4, Sugi_1.0, whole genome shotgun sequence:
gtctcgtcaactttcgctcaaatttgtaggacaacaccgtctcgacattttactgctaattccaggttcgcagcttcatcccatatccccatctctgtttataagcgaatctttcctactttacatgcattcctagttcaattatcctatctacatttctttacaaaagagggtatccttgatgtcttaacccttgaaactcatttagaatccaatcctgcattgtgtgggattggatcttgtgggtttcaacccctcttttgaatgtaaagtctctcctaagtgaaaaccatcaaccctagtgactctcccttctctctccttggagttggggaggggagaacaactagggtttgatttttccactttacaatatatatatatatatatatatatatatatatatatatatatatatatatgcgcgcgcgcgtgtgtgtgtgtgtgtgtgtgtacacacatacacacacatgtgtgtgtgtgtatgtatatatatgcatatacacacacacacacacacacatatatatatatatatatatacgtacgtatgtatatgcatatatatatacatacatacatatacatacatgtgtgtgtatatatatatacatacatgtgtgtgtatatatatatacatacatgtgtgtgtatatatatacacacatgtgtgtgtatatatatatacatacatgtgtgtgtatatatatacacacacatatatacatacgtatgtatatgcatatatatatacatacatacatatacatacatgtgtgggtgtatatatatatatacatgtatgtatatgtatgtatgtatatatatgtatacaaatacacacacacacacacacacacacacacacacacacacacacacacatatcgagAGGAATCAACATGTTAGCCCAATGACTCAAAGCTTAAGCCCTCCCATAACATCTTGAGGTTGCAGACTAAACCCAAACCGACTCAAAGCTTAAGCCCTCCCATAACATCTTGAGGTTATAGACTAAACCCAAACAAGCCTAGAATTGGGTTAATCCAAGTGGAGAGATCAACCTCGAGACCTATAAGGGATGAACCCAAAGCCCTTAGCCAACTACACCACCTATTCGGGCTGGGTGGATGTCTGTATATTAAAAATAGATCATACAATAAAAGATCCAAACCCTAATATAAATCAATGATACACAAATAGGGGTGGATCCAAACCCTAATATAGATAAATTAGTGATACATAAGTAGGGGTGGATCTAAACTCTTTAATATAGATAATCAACGATACACAAATAAGGGTAGATCCAAACCCTAATTAGATTTGAAAGAAAGATATAACAACCATAAACATTAAAGTATAACCCTAAGCAAAAGGACAAACCTTAAGGGCAAGGCCTAATAAATGTTGATATGTCAATTTCACATAAAATTTAAAGGGGAATAAGCTACTTACATAAATATCTAggagaattaaacaaataaagcaGTAAATAAATAACCTAGAAATATGTGCTAAAGTAAAAATAACAAATACTAAAATTAACTTTTAGATTagatgtctaattaaataaataaaattataatacttAGCTAGATTTTGAAGGTGAGAAAATGGAGTTGAAGATGTTTGAAATTGATTTGCCATACAATTGAAATTTTAATGCTTGTATAAATGACCGTCCGAGACTCTTGCAAACAAACTACATGTTTTCTTTATTGATCTATACATGTGGATTCAAATTGTAACTTGCATGAGGAATCTAACATATAGATGACTATTGCAATTTGTTTGCCTCAATTTTTTGAGATCAAGACTTGTGCAAGGATCAATAGTCTTTAAGAGCATCTTTAAGAATGTGTTGAATTATGTGGGTCACACTTTCTTTTGTTAGACTCCTaattgaacaagctttatcattgcAAGTAAAAGATtcaaagacaacaaacaaatgcACAATAAACTCAAGATGATGTAACAAATATGCAATGCATAGTATTCTTTTAAAAGTTTTTTAACTTTTTtaacctttttattttcttttcacatTCCAACATTCTTAGATGATTtgaattgaaagactaaatgattttaaacataaaaataaaaaacacaaataaATACAAATACACACTtcatcaataaaaaataataaaataaaatatgaagatTTCATAGAAatatcttcaaatctgcacttaCCGATCTAATCCaaactaacaaataaaataaactaataaaaataaataataattaatttaaatattgaaatattgCAAACCAAATTTATCTAAAAATATACTTATATAACAGCTTCTAGTCAAAACAAGCAGAGATGATAAACAAAAGTGGGTTTGCAATTTTCCCCATTACCAAGGAAAAAGAGTTGGGCGAAACCGTAGGCGCAGGATGCAGGTGTAGAAAAATCCAGGCGTAAGAAAAGTGAAATTAAACATATTCACTCCCGCAGTAATTACTGCTTAGGAGTGGCAGCGGGAGAAGCAAAAGGAATTATTTGTGTTAGTGCAGACAGGTAAGGGCGAGAGAGAGAAGTGTAAAAGTGGCGCTGAATGGCGGCTTCTTCGTCTGCAACAGTGCCAGCGGCGTCGTCGGGGCTTACGCGGGAGGCCTCCATTTACTCGTGGACGATCGACGAGCTCCACAGCACCGTGGCCAACAATCGGGGCGTGGGAAGCATGAACATGGACGAACTCCTTAAAAATATCTGTAGCGCGGAAGAGAGTGGGGGCGGGGGCGGGGGCGGGGGCGGGGGCGGAGAACAATTGCTAGGTCGGCAGGGCAGCCTAACGCTGCCTCCGAGCATTGTGAACAAGACGGTGGAGGAGGTGTGGAAGGAGATTCAGACAAGTGCATGTGGCAGCGCTGTGAGTGCTCCGGTGCAGAGGGAGAGAGAACTCACATTGGGGGAGATGACGCTCGAGGATTTCTTGGCCAAGGCTGGAGTTGTCAGGGATGACTCTTTGCCCACTAATCCTCAAGAGGATTGGCTCAATTTCCAGTTTAAGGCTGCCCAGGGACCGCAACCGCTTACAATTCAGCATCCGCAACAGCATTTTCAACGCCAGCAACAGCCCATGTTTGGGAAAAATCCAACGACTGCCGCCATTCCGGCCCTGCAGTCGAGCTCGACGGGAAGCATTCTAGAAGCCTCTATGGAGTCTGGTGCTACGAGCTCTTTTGCGCCTGCCTTTGGCGGATTGTCGCCTGCAAGTGCCAGTGCCGGTACCATTGCTAGGGGTAAGAAACGTGTTTTGGATGCGCCAGAGGACAAAGCAGTGGAGCAAAGGCAGAGGAGGATGATTAAGAACAGGGAGTCTGCAGCACGCTCACGGGAGCGCAAACAGGTTCATCACTCAACTCTTTTGCTCGTCGCCTTTACTTGAGAACAGTCCCATAGCTACAGGATTAAAATGAATCTCTTTCCAGAAAATAAGTGTGTTACATATATAACAGCAAGGTCTTGTTACTTGAGCTAAGTTTAATGGCGCGCGATCTTCAAAATATGACATTTTGAGGTGTCCGCTGTCCTATGATATTTCCTGCATATTTTACGTAATTGTCAAATTGAGATCTTTTTGTAATTACCTCATTATGAAGATAAAATTTAAAAAGGAAAGTAGAAAGAGAGGGAGGATAAATGTGCAGCCACATGGTTTATTTGTGGTTAACTAGTGGTTGTTGCAGAATTTCTAATCCCTTCTCTCTACAGCTTATAGGCGAACTTTCAAATCCTAAATTATACCTACACCATTAttttaggaaaagattccaaattatTTATTATTCTTATAAAAAAATTACATGAGATACCTTGACCTTATACAACAAGTAGCAAGCAGTTGCATGGGACATGTCATAAGCTTTAAGCTGGTGTTGGAAAGGGATACCGAAAGTTTTCTCCATCAACTTaggaaattttgaaattaaatgtttatgtGACAGCTTGCATTATagttgatttaaatttatttttaacacTCGATAATTGTCTGCATGATCTTTATTTATGTTTAGggaatacaatacttagcttgcttccTTGGGAATATTGCCTAGGACCTGAATTATATATTTTTAACCCTCAACGATCTTTAAACTACCAAGGATGCTCCTTGGTTTAGTTACCAACTTATGAAATTTGTTAGAGTTAGAATTTGGGAACAACAAATGGCTGATTTGCTTCCAACTATattaaaatataacaatgaaaagaATTAGACAGATAAACACCATGAAAAGAGAACGAAGATACGTTGGAGAAACCCCTGGTGGGTAAAAGCTTAAGAAATTGTTAGCATCCACTTAAGCACTTCAAGTAGCTGTAAAAATAAAAGTGATCTTCATTCCACAGGCTTTCTAAGACCTCTCAATCACTCTGAAACACTCTCCCAAGGCTAATTACAAACTTTCTAAACTAATTCTCATACCTTTGGTGAGCAACAGTGAGATATGATAGAACAACACTTTCACTACAACTCcccatatttgagttaaaatactCAATTCACTCCAAGCATACATAATTTGACATAAACAACATATTTATAGATACCGAAGCCTTTTGGAAGCCACAACAATGGCCAAAGAAGAGGAGGAATTTAAGAAGTTCAAATTTTGGCATGCCAAAATGGCTGTAATACCCCCTTTTGAAATAAAGAGATGtgaaatttaattaagtttaattgaGTTATGAATGGTCACAGGGAAATAAATTACTTACAAATTGCTAATTGCAGCAATAAAAGTTTAACATTCTAGATTTTTCTTTTTCAGGTCATGCAAAATCTTGGTGAAGCAGAAAATGTGTGAATTTGCCAGTATTCTGCAAACTCTTGCAGTTGAGGACATTGTAATGATAATAATATTATGATGTTCATCGTATTGATCACTCAATTACATGTTCTCTGTATGTGTCTTGATTTACAATATGAAAATATAGTATTTCAATACAGGGCCATATGGGTAAGGCTTTTTATCCAAAACATATGATGCAGTAAGATGAACATTGGAGTTTATAGAAATATATTGCATTTCAGTTTCAAATAGTTTGAAGGATGTTCAGAGAATCCATGAAGCAGAGAAATAAGGCTAAGACAGGGCACCATTCCTCATGggacaaacaaaaaaaaatgtagctTTAGGTTCACagcaagaagttggtgaaccggatTTTTAATCTAATTTGTACCAAATTATGGTACCTAGTAGGTGAGCTGTAGCAGCTGATTGAGACATATACTAATTGAGGAATGTCTAAGGAAGACCCTGTGATTGAGTTGAGTTAAATTGGTTTTGCATGAGAGCAGAGTGGATGTAGAATTATTAGTAGGAATATTCCATATTGATTATCAATGTGTACTGATATGCAAGCAGAGATCACTAGCAAGGAGACTGATGGAATAAGGACAGGATGTGCTTGAGAATAGTGGTGGAATAAGGACAGGATGTGCTTGAGAATAGTGGTGGAATAAGGACAAGATGCACTTAAGTATAGTGTCAGAATAAAGACAGGTTGTGAAAATTCCCATACATGGTGCCATTTCCTGCAAATTCTGCATTTGCAAACATTGGTTATGTATGTGTTTTGGTAACACATCATGTGCTATTTGGGTGCACATTGTGATACCAAATTCTTAGAGCTCGAGCTGTGTACTAGGATTAGTTGGATGATAATGGAGCTCTTTAGTTCATTATAAGACAGGTCCAGGGGAGTTCTTATCCCTGAatgttatatattattatttatatattctaTTTCACAAAGGAGATTGGAGGATATGCAACCATTTTAATTTAGGGGTTTTAAAATAGAAATAATTACTGTGTTCCACAGTGTTTCAGGGAGAGGGACTGCGGGATGGCAGGGATGTGTTTCAGGGATGACAGTCTGAGGGTCTTTTTTTGGGGATGACGATATTATACTGTTgttatattgttgttattgttattatacCGCTGTCACTATCTATTGATGTTATTACGCTGTCACTTAAAcacttatacacacacacatatatacatatacatatacatatacatatccatatatacacatatatacacatatatacatacatatacacatatacactatacatatacacacatatacatatacatacacacacacacgtgcacacacacacacgtgcacacacacacacatatacatatacatatacatatacatacatacacatacatacatacacatacatacatacatacacacatatatatatacacacacatatatacatacaatcaTGACAGCAGTATAACAGCAGTAGCAGCTGTGTAGCAAAATGTTTGGAATTTACATAATGTTATTCTGAATTGATTTAGATTGAACAAGGGATATGGAGGGTTTGTGGGATCCCCACGTCTCTTTTAAAGCCAATTATATATGGCTAGGTGCCATTAAAAAAAATTGTGAACTGGCATTTTGATGTGGGGAAGTCTGGCTATCCCTCAGATGGTTGAGGGACGTCTCAGATGTCCCAGCTGCCTTGGTGATGGTCAGATGTCCCCTAGACATTTCCTCATATTGTCCTCCATTTCCAAAGTATTGGAAATTTCTTGTGGATAGCCAGTGGATGTCCCCTGCTGTCCTGCTGTCCTTCTGTCCTCGAAATGCCAC
This window harbors:
- the LOC131074683 gene encoding ABSCISIC ACID-INSENSITIVE 5-like protein 2 isoform X3 codes for the protein MAASSSATVPAASSGLTREASIYSWTIDELHSTVANNRGVGSMNMDELLKNICSAEESGGGGGGGGGGGEQLLGRQGSLTLPPSIVNKTVEEVWKEIQTSACGSAVSAPVQRERELTLGEMTLEDFLAKAGVVRDDSLPTNPQEDWLNFQFKAAQGPQPLTIQHPQQHFQRQQQPMFGKNPTTAAIPALQSSSTGSILEASMESGATSSFAPAFGGLSPASASAGTIARGKKRVLDAPEDKAVEQRQRRMIKNRESAARSRERKQAYTVELEAQVTQLKEENAELSRLEEVAKKKRFKQLMEIRIPVEEMRTPPRVLRRTRTAH
- the LOC131074683 gene encoding ABSCISIC ACID-INSENSITIVE 5-like protein 2 isoform X2, with amino-acid sequence MAASSSATVPAASSGLTREASIYSWTIDELHSTVANNRGVGSMNMDELLKNICSAEESGGGGGGGGGGGEQLLGRQGSLTLPPSIVNKTVEEVWKEIQTSACGSAVSAPVQRERELTLGEMTLEDFLAKAGVVRDDSLPTNPQEDWLNFQFKAAQGPQPLTIQHPQQHFQRQQQPMFGKNPTTAAIPALQSSSTGSILEASMESGATSSFAPAFGGLSPASASAGTIARGKKRVLDAPEDKAVEQRQRRMIKNRESAARSRERKQAYTVELEAQVTQLKEENAELSRLELMEIRIPVEEMRTPPRVLRRTRTAHWGALISEDLIKQTYASHCLILLL
- the LOC131074683 gene encoding ABSCISIC ACID-INSENSITIVE 5-like protein 2 isoform X4, coding for MAASSSATVPAASSGLTREASIYSWTIDELHSTVANNRGVGSMNMDELLKNICSAEESGGGGGGGGGGGEQLLGRQGSLTLPPSIVNKTVEEVWKEIQTSACGSAVSAPVQRERELTLGEMTLEDFLAKAGVVRDDSLPTNPQEDWLNFQFKAAQGPQPLTIQHPQQHFQRQQQPMFGKNPTTAAIPALQSSSTGSILEASMESGATSSFAPAFGGLSPASASAGTIARGKKRVLDAPEDKAVEQRQRRMIKNRESAARSRERKQAYTVELEAQVTQLKEENAELSRLELMEIRIPVEEMRTPPRVLRRTRTAH
- the LOC131074683 gene encoding ABSCISIC ACID-INSENSITIVE 5-like protein 2 isoform X1, translated to MAASSSATVPAASSGLTREASIYSWTIDELHSTVANNRGVGSMNMDELLKNICSAEESGGGGGGGGGGGEQLLGRQGSLTLPPSIVNKTVEEVWKEIQTSACGSAVSAPVQRERELTLGEMTLEDFLAKAGVVRDDSLPTNPQEDWLNFQFKAAQGPQPLTIQHPQQHFQRQQQPMFGKNPTTAAIPALQSSSTGSILEASMESGATSSFAPAFGGLSPASASAGTIARGKKRVLDAPEDKAVEQRQRRMIKNRESAARSRERKQAYTVELEAQVTQLKEENAELSRLEEVAKKKRFKQLMEIRIPVEEMRTPPRVLRRTRTAHWGALISEDLIKQTYASHCLILLL